One Mugil cephalus isolate CIBA_MC_2020 chromosome 10, CIBA_Mcephalus_1.1, whole genome shotgun sequence genomic window carries:
- the anxa2a gene encoding annexin A2a, translating into MAMVSEFLGQLSLNTGTLEPMHPTVLPAVDFDPDRDAARLETAIKTKGVDEQTIIDVLTKRTYSQRRDIAFAYEKRAKKDMISALKGALSGSLETVILGLMKSTAQYDASEIRGSIKGLGTDEETLIEIVCSRSNDELVEIKKVYKELFKKELEKDVAGDTSGNFAKLLLALVQTKRDEPSAVVDYKKIDADAKALYDAGLGTKGTDVATWISIMSERSVPHLQKVFQTYKSYSPYDMQESITKEVKGDLQKSFLVLVQCFENKQLYFAKRLNDAMKSKGAKEKVVTRIIVSRCEVDLKKICSEYKANFGQSLQKTILEHTKGDYQKVLLGLCGPEQ; encoded by the exons ATGGCTATGGTTTCAGAGTTTCTGGGACAGCTGTCCCTCAACACTGGG ACCCTTGAACCCATGCACCCCACTGTGCTGCCCGCTGTGGACTTCGACCCTGACAGAGATGCAGCCAGACTCGAGACGGCCATCAAAACCAAAG GAGTGGATGAGCAGACCATCATCGATGTCCTAACAAAGCGGACCTACTCCCAAAGGAGAGACATCGCCTTCGCATATGAAAAGAGGGCAAAGAAG GACATGATCTCGGCCCTGAAAGGAGCACTGTCAGGCTCGCTGGAAACCGTGATCCTTGGGCTGATGAAGAGCACAGCCCAGTACGACGCCTCAGAGATCAGAGGATCTATCAAG gGCTTAGGAACAGATGAAGAAACCCTCATTGAGATTGTGTGCTCACGCAGCAATGATGAGTTGGTGGAAATCAAAAAGGTCTACAAAGAGT TGTTcaagaaggagctggagaaagacGTGGCCGGTGACACTTCTGGAAACTTTGCTAAGCTGCTCTTGGCTCTCGTGCAG ACCAAGAGAGATGAGCCGTCCGCTGTCGTGGACTACAAAAAGATTGACGCAGACGCCAAA GCTCTCTACGATGCCGGACTGGGGACAAAAGGAACTGATGTGGCAACCTGGATCTCCATAATGTCTGAGAGAAGTGTACCTCACCTGCAAAAAG TGTTTCAGACTTACAAGAGCTACAGCCCCTATGACATGCAGGAGAGTATCACGAAGGAAGTTAAAGGAGACCTGCAAAAGTCCTTCCTGGTGCTAG TTCAGTGCTTCgaaaacaaacagctgtacTTTGCCAAAAGACTGAATGATGCCATGAAG AGTAAAGGAGCCAAAGAGAAAGTAGTGACCAGAATTATCGTCTCGCGCTGTGAAGTGGACCTGAAAAAGATCTGTTCCGAGTACAAGGCCAACTTTGGACAGTCTCTGCAAAAGACTATTCTG GAACATACCAAGGGGGACTACCAGAAGGTACTGCTTGGACTGTGTGGACCAGAGCAGTAA